A part of Paenibacillus donghaensis genomic DNA contains:
- a CDS encoding heparinase II/III family protein, with amino-acid sequence MIDGHEWDNLTAPGVDYYYPDGDGAAFWKSLRHRPDVASELAVILAEGNRLLVSPVEELTHSLFAIFETQGLRLEYERVYFEKRRRLNTFAILSLLEPESEVYEVALLDAVWSICSELTWCLPAHVNAKRALSATIDLFSAETGFALAELRLLFGERLPEPLRTRIAELVDERLFRPFVEQGPYEWEEAEHNWSAVCAGSIGSAALLLLEAKQDRSRLARILEKTERSISFYLRGFGDDGACLEGLGYWNYGFGYFVYYADLLLRRSGGRRDWFQNDQVRRIATFQQKCFLNGPLVVNFSDALSSGSVHPGLSHYLADRYTEVETPPASLNADYCEDHCSRWAPALRNLIWRHGDTEAPAHWGAGDFYLPDAGWLISRVSRDGSAFGFAAKGGHNDEPHNHNDLGHFLLAGGGELFLCDLGCGEYKRDYFGDGRYAYDCNGSQGHSVPVIDGCLQSAGQGRSAAVLDLSMGEYACRLSMELSGAYECGRLESFQRTWIWDKTGLPSLSLQDKFLFAELPGGLTERFVTPIRPEYAGPGRLRLSGGLLALEIQYDSERLSAEVVERTYRNHFGKDTIWYTLDFQVRNPEICLSFEFLFRYIPLKGMGGLTTNHE; translated from the coding sequence ATGATAGATGGCCATGAATGGGATAACCTGACCGCTCCCGGAGTGGATTACTACTATCCAGACGGAGACGGGGCGGCCTTCTGGAAGTCGCTACGCCATCGTCCGGATGTGGCGTCCGAACTTGCGGTCATCCTTGCCGAAGGGAACAGGCTGCTGGTGTCCCCGGTAGAGGAATTGACTCATTCATTGTTTGCCATATTTGAGACGCAGGGGTTGAGGCTAGAGTACGAACGGGTATATTTCGAAAAAAGAAGGCGGCTCAACACCTTTGCAATTCTGTCGCTGCTGGAGCCGGAGTCGGAAGTGTATGAAGTGGCGCTGCTTGACGCTGTCTGGTCCATTTGCTCCGAGTTGACCTGGTGCCTGCCTGCTCATGTCAATGCGAAGCGGGCGCTTTCGGCAACGATAGATCTGTTCTCGGCAGAGACGGGTTTTGCGTTGGCTGAACTCCGTCTGCTGTTTGGAGAACGCCTTCCAGAGCCGCTGCGCACGCGAATTGCGGAGCTGGTTGACGAGCGGCTGTTTCGCCCATTCGTGGAGCAAGGACCCTATGAATGGGAGGAGGCGGAGCATAACTGGTCGGCGGTGTGCGCCGGTTCAATCGGCTCGGCTGCGCTGCTGTTGCTGGAAGCGAAGCAGGACCGCTCTCGTCTGGCCCGGATTCTGGAGAAGACCGAGCGCAGCATCTCCTTCTACCTGCGGGGCTTCGGAGACGACGGGGCTTGTCTTGAGGGTCTGGGCTACTGGAATTACGGGTTCGGTTATTTCGTGTATTACGCAGACCTGCTGCTCCGGCGTAGCGGCGGACGGCGGGATTGGTTCCAGAACGATCAAGTTCGGAGGATAGCAACTTTTCAGCAAAAATGCTTCCTGAACGGGCCTTTGGTCGTCAATTTCTCTGATGCGCTCTCCTCCGGCAGCGTTCATCCAGGGTTGTCGCATTATCTTGCGGACCGGTATACAGAGGTGGAAACTCCACCGGCATCGCTGAATGCAGACTATTGCGAAGATCATTGCAGCCGCTGGGCTCCCGCCCTTCGCAACCTGATCTGGCGGCACGGAGACACCGAAGCTCCGGCCCATTGGGGCGCGGGGGACTTCTATCTGCCAGACGCTGGTTGGCTGATTTCCAGAGTATCCAGGGATGGGAGTGCATTCGGGTTCGCAGCCAAGGGCGGGCATAATGACGAGCCGCACAACCACAACGATCTTGGCCATTTTCTGCTGGCGGGCGGCGGCGAGCTTTTTCTGTGCGATCTCGGCTGCGGTGAATATAAGCGGGACTATTTCGGGGATGGCCGGTATGCGTATGACTGCAACGGCTCGCAAGGCCACTCCGTCCCGGTCATCGACGGCTGCCTGCAGAGCGCGGGACAGGGCAGGTCGGCCGCGGTGCTGGATTTGTCGATGGGAGAGTACGCGTGCCGATTATCCATGGAACTGTCCGGCGCTTACGAATGTGGCCGTCTAGAATCCTTCCAGAGAACATGGATTTGGGATAAGACAGGGCTGCCCAGCCTTTCATTGCAGGATAAGTTCCTGTTTGCGGAGTTACCCGGAGGTTTGACGGAGAGATTCGTTACCCCAATTAGGCCGGAATACGCCGGGCCGGGCCGATTACGGCTTAGTGGCGGCCTCCTCGCGCTGGAAATACAATATGACAGCGAACGGCTGAGTGCAGAAGTCGTCGAACGGACGTATCGAAATCATTTCGGGAAGGATACCATCTGGTATACACTAGATTTCCAGGTTCGAAATCCCGAAATCTGCCTTAGCTTCGAATTCTTGTTTAGATACATCCCGCTTAAGGGAATGGGAGGATTGACAACGAATCATGAATGA
- a CDS encoding extracellular solute-binding protein has translation MSMFNKLPKVMLIAGLGGTLLAGCSDGKEPAAEGEGAEARGSISSTIYDRGSVPNGMGTIEDNMWSKWINENGPADVKFVAIPRWESQSKLNVLLASGSAPDLIFEFGTNIRNQLFNQKQLMPLDDLIEQHSVEYKALMEKYPQLKQAGLKSDGKLYEVGRMNEVYPLTSLFIREDWLEKLGLDVPTTEEEMIAVAKAFTEQDPDGNGVDDTYGLGGMKFGDTSGVYKYMFNANWVNLGDDGEVQVGPNNMKEATEFKRTLFQAGVVDKDFLSDKDGSKSRQDFLNGKIGMYAYMTADYLSFSSRELDTLMNNVPEARLKVMPLPKTSVGQFNTVWNNPVQMTAVVNARAKNPEAIMKYIDYLVKPETGRTFRNGIEGVHYKLEENGKPVIIDPDKYKNEVNWAADYSMLYSRLEEGKYGYSETQFNEEIPVQKEALRLFREAMEAYMVDLPVGEGLTHSEHMPQLPKELQVKFTNVTTAVDDIYTRAIIGGSNYTVEQAVVDAEKQWETGGGPEIVSWYEEWWSKEKDNVLIWSDFYDIYEQQQAAFQAE, from the coding sequence ATGGGAACGATCGAAGACAACATGTGGAGCAAGTGGATTAACGAGAATGGCCCGGCCGATGTGAAATTTGTGGCCATCCCGCGCTGGGAGTCGCAGTCCAAATTGAATGTGCTTCTGGCTTCGGGCAGTGCGCCTGATCTAATTTTTGAATTCGGGACGAACATCCGCAACCAGCTGTTCAACCAGAAGCAGCTGATGCCGCTCGACGACCTGATCGAACAGCATAGTGTAGAGTATAAGGCGCTCATGGAGAAATATCCGCAGTTGAAGCAGGCAGGCTTGAAATCGGACGGTAAGCTGTATGAAGTAGGCCGTATGAATGAGGTCTATCCGTTAACGAGCTTGTTCATCCGTGAGGACTGGCTGGAGAAGCTTGGTCTGGACGTGCCTACAACAGAGGAAGAAATGATCGCAGTCGCCAAAGCGTTTACCGAGCAAGATCCGGACGGCAACGGCGTTGATGATACGTACGGCTTGGGAGGAATGAAGTTTGGAGACACCTCCGGCGTGTACAAATATATGTTCAACGCCAACTGGGTTAACCTCGGAGACGATGGAGAAGTTCAGGTAGGTCCCAACAACATGAAGGAGGCGACAGAATTCAAACGTACGCTTTTCCAGGCGGGCGTTGTGGACAAGGATTTCCTGAGTGATAAAGACGGCTCCAAGTCGAGACAGGATTTCCTGAACGGTAAAATTGGGATGTACGCCTATATGACGGCTGATTATTTGAGCTTCTCGTCGCGGGAACTGGATACGCTGATGAACAATGTGCCGGAAGCCAGACTGAAGGTCATGCCGCTGCCGAAGACATCCGTAGGCCAATTCAACACGGTATGGAACAATCCGGTACAGATGACGGCCGTTGTGAACGCCCGGGCCAAGAATCCCGAAGCTATCATGAAGTACATCGACTACCTGGTCAAACCGGAAACCGGACGCACGTTCCGCAACGGGATTGAAGGCGTGCATTACAAGCTGGAAGAGAACGGCAAGCCGGTCATTATCGACCCGGATAAGTACAAGAATGAAGTGAACTGGGCGGCTGATTACTCCATGCTTTATAGTCGGCTGGAGGAGGGCAAGTATGGTTATTCCGAAACCCAATTTAATGAAGAGATTCCTGTACAGAAAGAGGCATTGCGTCTATTCCGCGAAGCCATGGAAGCTTATATGGTTGATCTGCCAGTGGGAGAGGGCTTGACCCACTCCGAACATATGCCGCAGCTGCCGAAGGAGCTGCAGGTGAAATTCACTAATGTGACTACCGCTGTAGATGATATCTATACAAGAGCGATTATCGGTGGCAGCAATTATACAGTTGAACAGGCGGTTGTCGACGCGGAGAAGCAATGGGAAACCGGCGGTGGCCCGGAAATTGTGAGCTGGTACGAGGAATGGTGGAGCAAAGAGAAGGACAACGTGTTAATCTGGAGCGATTTCTACGACATTTATGAGCAGCAGCAGGCGGCGTTTCAAGCCGAATAA